From Microlunatus capsulatus, a single genomic window includes:
- the cofD gene encoding 2-phospho-L-lactate transferase — translation MQIVVLAGGVGGSRFVQGVRRAHPGATISVIGNTADDITMHGLRICPDLDTMMYTLGGGGDDERGWGRLGETWNVLGELAAYGVEPSWFSLGDLDIGTHLVRTQMLEAGYPLTEVTQALTARWLAADPGIRLLPMSDDRVETHVVIADPGSPAGRRAVHFQEYWVRLRAAPDALEVVRVGIDAARPTSAVLAALAGADLVLVAPSNPVVSIGPILAVPGLRDALRATPAPVVGFAGILGGAPVLGMAHRLLPAIGVEVDAAAVGLHYGARDAGGVLDLWVMDERDAGSADAVRRGGLAVTTTDLVMADADATAAFVRHALDRLPTGSAPPA, via the coding sequence GTGCAGATCGTGGTGCTGGCGGGCGGCGTGGGCGGGTCGAGGTTCGTGCAGGGGGTGCGCCGGGCGCACCCCGGGGCGACCATCAGCGTCATCGGCAACACCGCCGACGACATCACGATGCACGGCCTGCGGATCTGCCCCGACCTGGACACGATGATGTACACCCTCGGCGGCGGCGGGGACGACGAGCGCGGCTGGGGCCGGCTCGGGGAGACCTGGAACGTGCTGGGCGAGCTGGCCGCCTACGGGGTGGAGCCCAGCTGGTTCTCCCTCGGCGACCTGGACATCGGCACCCACCTGGTGCGCACCCAGATGCTGGAGGCCGGCTACCCGCTGACCGAGGTCACGCAGGCGCTGACGGCCCGCTGGCTCGCCGCCGACCCCGGCATCCGGCTGCTGCCGATGAGCGACGACCGCGTCGAGACCCACGTCGTCATCGCCGACCCGGGCTCCCCCGCCGGCCGGCGCGCCGTGCACTTCCAGGAGTACTGGGTGCGGCTGCGCGCCGCCCCGGACGCGCTGGAGGTGGTCCGCGTCGGGATCGACGCCGCGCGGCCGACGTCCGCGGTGCTCGCCGCGCTGGCGGGCGCCGACCTCGTGCTCGTCGCGCCCAGCAACCCCGTCGTCTCCATCGGCCCGATCCTCGCCGTGCCGGGGCTCCGGGACGCGCTCCGGGCGACGCCGGCCCCCGTGGTCGGCTTCGCCGGCATCCTCGGCGGCGCGCCGGTGCTGGGGATGGCGCACCGGCTGCTGCCCGCGATCGGCGTGGAGGTCGACGCGGCCGCCGTCGGGCTGCACTACGGCGCCCGGGACGCCGGCGGGGTGCTCGACCTCTGGGTGATGGACGAGCGCGACGCGGGCTCGGCCGACGCGGTGCGCCGGGGCGGCCTCGCCGTGACCACCACCGACCTCGTGATGGCCGACGCCGACGCCACCGCCGCCTTCGTCCGGCACGCCCTCGACCGGCTGCCGACGGGGTCGGCCCCCCCCGCGTGA